A segment of the Odoribacter splanchnicus DSM 20712 genome:
GACGGCAGTCTGTTTTATCGTGTAATCAAAAATTTTGTGATCCAGGGAGGTTCGTCGGATAGTAAAAAAGCCATTAAGGGAGCTGCAATCGGGTACGGTAAACCGATCGTTATCGATGCGGAAATCAAACCGGAGCATTATCACAAAAAAGGAGCATTAGCAGCACCGCGCCAACCCGACCGGGTTAATTTTTTCAAAGAATCGGACATTTCCCAATTTTATATCGTCCAGGGTAGGAAGTATGATCCCAAAGAACTGGATATCATAGAAAAACAAGTAAATGTTCCGATCAAAAGGGCTATTCAGCGAAAATACTATACTCCGGAGAAAAAAGCTATCCTGGACACCCTCCGAAAACAGAAAAAAGTAAAAGAATTCCGGGAAATTGCCGAGAAAATCAAACAGGATATCGCTTTCGACTGGAATGCCAATCCCAACAAAATTTATATGCCGGAGGAAAAACGGAATGCCTATATAAACGAAGGAGGTATACACCATTTGGATAAAGAATATACTGTTTTCGGAGAGGTGATCGAAGGTTTTGAGGTAATCGATAAAATTGCCGCCCTTCCGACAGACGGAAACGACCGGCCTATCACCGATGTCAGAATAAAAGTCAGAATTTTGAGCGAATAACCCCAATGCCAATGTATATGAGCAGTAAACTTCGCCATATTTTTATTCTGGCCAATATTTTATGGGTCGTGATTATTTTTATTCTCTGTGCGATGCCCAGTGATGACATCCCTGATCCACACTGGAATATCCCTCATCTGGATAAGGTAGTTCATTTCGGTATGTATTTCGTTTTATCCATTCTTTTAATCTTTCCACTCGAGGAATATAGTTGCTTAAAACTAAGCCGGATCTATCTGATCGCCATCCTGGTGGCACTGATCTACGGAGGAGGAATTGAAATATTGCAAGCCAATTTTTTCAACCGAAGCGGGGATGTGTGGGATTTGGTCGCAGATGTTTCAGGCGGCATCGCAGGCTGTCTGTGTTATCCTATTGTAAAAAGATTCATCCCCATGAAAAATTGAATTCTATTCTAAATTTCAATTTTCAATTTTTAATTCTCAATTAATTAAAGTAGTTTTGTGACTTTGATAATCAAAAGCCTTTACCATGTTAGACAAGATTAAGCAGATTATATCAGAGATCGGGAGCTTCACCGCTACCACACCTGCAGAGGTTGAGCAATTCAGGATTAAGCATTTGAGTAAGAAAGGTACCATTGCCGCTTTATTCGATGATTTCAAAAATGTACCGGCAGATCAAAAAAAAGAAATCGGAAAAACTTTGAACGAATTGAAAACAGCAGCCTTAGATAAAGTGAATGAGTTAAAGGAAAAGCTTTGTAATTCCGATCAGGGTAAAACCGGTGTGGATCTCACTTTACCGGGAGACCTGATCAAGCTAGGAAGCCGTCATCCATTGTCCATCGTAAAGAATGAAATTCTGGCTATTTTTAATAAACTAGGTTTCACGATATCAGAAGGTCCGGAAATAGAAGACGATTGGCATAATTTTTCAGCCTTGAATTTTCCGGAAGAACACCCGGCCCGGGATATGCAAGATACCTTCTTTATCGAGAAAAATCCGGATATCGTATTGCATACCCATACTTCTTCGGTACAGGTTCGCGACATGGAAACTCATTCCTTACCCATCCGGTTAGTGACGCCGGGAAGAGTGTTCCGTAATGAAGCTATTTCAGCTCGTGCACATTGTATTTTCCATCAGATCGAAGCGCTTTATATCGATGAAAATGTTTCTTTTGCAGATTTAAAACAGACGCTGACTTATTTTGCCAAAGAACTTTTCGGTCCGGAAACCCGAATCCGGCTGAGACCGTCTTACTTCCCATTTACCGAACCTTCGGCAGAAATGGATGTTTCCTGTTCGTTGTGTCATGGAGAAGGATGTAATGTATGTAAAGGTACCGGCTGGCTGGAAATTTTGGGTTGTGGAATGGTCGATCCCAACGTATTGGAATTAAATGGAATCGATAAGGAAAAATATACCGGTTTTGCTCTTGGAATGGGTATCGAGCGTATCACAATGTTAAAATACGGCATCAAAGATTTACGCTTGTTCTTTGAGAATGATATTCGTTTTCTGGAGCAGTTTACTGCAGCAATATAGAAAAGATAGAAGGTGTAAAATAAAAGGTAAAAGGTTGAAAAATATCACCTTATACCTTTTACCTTTTATTTCAATATATCCATCAGCTTATCCAATTTCGGCGCCATGATGATTTCGGTACGCCGGTTGTGTGCCCGTCCCTCTACACTTTCGTTATTGTCCACCGGCATAAACTCCCCCCGGCCGCAAGGTAAAATCTGTAAAGGATTCACCCCATAATCTTTGGTCAGAATACGTACGACAGAAGTAGCACGTACGACACTTAAATCCCAATTATCTTTAAATTGCACGGTTTTAATGGGTTTGTTATCGGTATGCCCCTCGATGAAAACATCGATATCATGCTGTTTTTTCAGCACTTCCGCTAATTTACCCAACGCTTCTTTACCCTGTTTGTTGACCTGTGCACTCCCCGACTCGAACAACAGCTTATCCGACATAGCCACATATATTTTCCCATTCTTTTCGGTCACGGTCAATTCATCCGAGCTAAATCCAAGTAAAGCATCCTTGACACTATTCAATAAACTTTGAAGACGTGCGTTTTGCGCATCGACTTCGGCCTGTAATTTATTGATGGTAGCTTCCCGTTCGGCCAGTTTCTCCATTTTTTCCTTCAGTAACATATTCAGTTTTTCCTGTTCGGACAGATTGGAATACAATGATTTTCGATAATCGCGGATGGCTTGACCTAAACGAGTCGTATCACTCATCAGGTCAGTGATCTGTTGCTTCAATTTTGCAATCTCATCTTTCTGTTGTCCCAAATTTCTGTTCAGTACCCGTTCACGGCTTAAAGCTGCCAACCGACCGTTTTCAGCAACCATATACTTCTTTTTAGATACACACGACGTCACTGCAATCAATAAGCATAAGGCAAAAATGATTCTTTTCATTTGTGTAAAGAAATTATTTATTTGTAATATAATTAAAATCTACCGCTCTAACTACCATTTCACCACAAACTTAAAAATTATTCTGCAATTATGAAAATCCCTTTTTATGGATAGAATTAATTGGGAAAGTAGTTCCGGGATAATGCAGAATATTCTAACTTTGTAGTTAGAAATACCGATAAGAACTATTCAAATATGATCCGGCTAATTTTACATCTTTTCTTATTTTTGTTCCTTTCTAGTTACAGTTGTGAGGCTTACCGCCTCTCTTCGTCCGATCAGAAAGTATTAAATTCTTTTTGGAAATATGCAGAAGAACATCGCTTGGGCAATCTTCCTGTAAATGAAAGAATCCCTTCTATCGCCCGTTTTTTTTTAGGGACTCCTTATCAAAGCAATACTTTGAACGTCACCCGGGAGGAACTGCCGGTTATCAATCTACACGAATTAGATTGTGTGACGTTCGTGGAAAATGTCCTTGCTTTGGCATTTTTGGAACAATATAATCAACAATCGACAGAGGCTTTCGTGCAAAATATTATCCGGCTCAGATACCGGAATGCAGAGATCGTCGACTATACTTCCCGTTTACACTATTCTTCAGATTGGTTATATGAAATGCAACAAGCTCATTTGCTGACCGATATTACACAATTTGCCGGCGGGATCCCTTATTCCAAGCAAATCTGCTTTATGTCGGAACACAGTCAGAAATATCCACAACTCCAAAAAGACTCAAGCTTACTTAAAAAGATCAAAACCATTGAAACAGCAATAAATCAAAGGACGTATTATTATATTCCAAAAGATAAGATTAATGAAGCTTGTAATAAAATAAAAAATGGAGATATCATCCTGATCACAACGCATATAAAAGGGTTGGACACCTCTCATTTGGGTTTTGCCTGGAAAAAAGAAGGTAAGACTTATCTATTGCACGCTTCCAGCAAGGGTAAGCAAGTGATGATTAGTTCCCTTCCCCTCCAGGAATATATGGAAGGGATCGATTCCCAAAGTGGAATTATGCTCGCCAGAGCCGCTAAAACATTAGCAGAATAGATATACAAATTTTATTCTCTCATTCTGGCATAAGAATTGATTGATAAATCAAAAACTAAAACAAATATATTATGAGAAAGATTTTCACTGTAACGATAGTATTCGCACTGGCAATTGCCTTCAGCAGTTGTGCCACACGTAAAGTATCCCGTGTCAATACGAACGAAGTCATCGATTTAAGCGGTCGCTGGAACGATACGGACTCACAACTGGTTTCAGCCGAGATGATAGACGATC
Coding sequences within it:
- a CDS encoding peptidylprolyl isomerase, which gives rise to MKKFFCVLCGICLFYMGYAQEKEVKAVIETNLGNMIVKLYNDTPNHRDNFVRLAKAGHYDGSLFYRVIKNFVIQGGSSDSKKAIKGAAIGYGKPIVIDAEIKPEHYHKKGALAAPRQPDRVNFFKESDISQFYIVQGRKYDPKELDIIEKQVNVPIKRAIQRKYYTPEKKAILDTLRKQKKVKEFREIAEKIKQDIAFDWNANPNKIYMPEEKRNAYINEGGIHHLDKEYTVFGEVIEGFEVIDKIAALPTDGNDRPITDVRIKVRILSE
- a CDS encoding VanZ family protein; translation: MSSKLRHIFILANILWVVIIFILCAMPSDDIPDPHWNIPHLDKVVHFGMYFVLSILLIFPLEEYSCLKLSRIYLIAILVALIYGGGIEILQANFFNRSGDVWDLVADVSGGIAGCLCYPIVKRFIPMKN
- the pheS gene encoding phenylalanine--tRNA ligase subunit alpha, giving the protein MLDKIKQIISEIGSFTATTPAEVEQFRIKHLSKKGTIAALFDDFKNVPADQKKEIGKTLNELKTAALDKVNELKEKLCNSDQGKTGVDLTLPGDLIKLGSRHPLSIVKNEILAIFNKLGFTISEGPEIEDDWHNFSALNFPEEHPARDMQDTFFIEKNPDIVLHTHTSSVQVRDMETHSLPIRLVTPGRVFRNEAISARAHCIFHQIEALYIDENVSFADLKQTLTYFAKELFGPETRIRLRPSYFPFTEPSAEMDVSCSLCHGEGCNVCKGTGWLEILGCGMVDPNVLELNGIDKEKYTGFALGMGIERITMLKYGIKDLRLFFENDIRFLEQFTAAI
- a CDS encoding OmpA family protein, whose product is MKRIIFALCLLIAVTSCVSKKKYMVAENGRLAALSRERVLNRNLGQQKDEIAKLKQQITDLMSDTTRLGQAIRDYRKSLYSNLSEQEKLNMLLKEKMEKLAEREATINKLQAEVDAQNARLQSLLNSVKDALLGFSSDELTVTEKNGKIYVAMSDKLLFESGSAQVNKQGKEALGKLAEVLKKQHDIDVFIEGHTDNKPIKTVQFKDNWDLSVVRATSVVRILTKDYGVNPLQILPCGRGEFMPVDNNESVEGRAHNRRTEIIMAPKLDKLMDILK
- a CDS encoding N-acetylmuramoyl-L-alanine amidase-like domain-containing protein; protein product: MIRLILHLFLFLFLSSYSCEAYRLSSSDQKVLNSFWKYAEEHRLGNLPVNERIPSIARFFLGTPYQSNTLNVTREELPVINLHELDCVTFVENVLALAFLEQYNQQSTEAFVQNIIRLRYRNAEIVDYTSRLHYSSDWLYEMQQAHLLTDITQFAGGIPYSKQICFMSEHSQKYPQLQKDSSLLKKIKTIETAINQRTYYYIPKDKINEACNKIKNGDIILITTHIKGLDTSHLGFAWKKEGKTYLLHASSKGKQVMISSLPLQEYMEGIDSQSGIMLARAAKTLAE